A window from Vulpes vulpes isolate BD-2025 chromosome 9, VulVul3, whole genome shotgun sequence encodes these proteins:
- the POMP gene encoding proteasome maturation protein encodes MNTRGLGSQLKDSIPVTELSASGPFEQHDLLRKGLPCVKNELLPSHPLELSEKNFQLNQDKMNFSTLRNIQGLFAPLKLQMEFKAVQQVQRLPFLPSSNLSLDILRGNDETIGFEDILNDPSQSELMGEPHLMVEYKLGLL; translated from the exons ATG AATACCAGAGGACTTGGATCTCAGCTGAAGGACAGTATTCCAGTTACTGAACTTTCAGCAAGTGGACCTTTTGAACAGCATGATCTTCTTCGAAAAGG tctacCTTGtgtgaaaaatgaacttttgccCAGTCATCCTCttgaattatcagaaaaaaat TTCCAGCTCAAccaagataaaatgaatttttctacaCTAAGAAACATCCAGGGTCTGTTTGCTCCACtaaaattacaaatggaattcAAGGCAGTGCAGCAG GTTCAGCgtcttccatttcttccaagCTCAAACCTTTCATTGGATATTTTAAGGGGTAATGATGAGACTATTGGATTTGAAGATATTCTTAATG accCGTCACAAAGTGAACTAATGGGAGAACCACACTTGATGGTGGAATATAAACTTGGTTTACTGTAA